A window of the Phycicoccus sp. M110.8 genome harbors these coding sequences:
- the murQ gene encoding N-acetylmuramic acid 6-phosphate etherase, whose amino-acid sequence MPRDVSRVTAPTEQRHPGTVAIDSEPTLQVLQRINADDALVAPAVERTLPELARLVDRAVDAIRGGGTVHYFGAGTSGRLAVLDAAELLPTFNVPEGLVVAHHAGGPAALLRAVEDVEDDAEQGAADAREVRGGDVVIGLAASGRTPYVAGALRRAREVGAVTALVTANPRAELAPLADHLIAPDTGPEVLTGSTRLKAGTAQKMVLNAFSTAVMIRLGRTWSNLMVDLVATNAKLRGRVLRILQEATDADEEAAQAALEAAGGELKPALLSMLAGCPADEARAALDAHQGSVAAALADLSGGGSSPTAATGGRPS is encoded by the coding sequence ATGCCCCGCGACGTGAGCCGAGTGACGGCGCCGACCGAGCAGCGCCACCCCGGCACCGTGGCCATCGACAGCGAGCCGACGCTGCAGGTCCTGCAGCGGATCAACGCGGACGACGCCCTGGTCGCCCCTGCCGTCGAGCGCACCCTGCCCGAGCTGGCGCGGCTCGTCGACCGGGCCGTCGACGCCATCCGGGGCGGCGGCACGGTCCACTACTTCGGGGCCGGCACCTCCGGGCGGCTCGCGGTGCTCGACGCCGCCGAGCTGCTGCCGACGTTCAACGTGCCGGAGGGGCTCGTGGTCGCCCACCACGCCGGCGGCCCCGCGGCCCTGCTGCGCGCGGTCGAGGACGTGGAGGACGACGCCGAGCAGGGCGCTGCGGACGCGCGGGAGGTCCGGGGCGGCGACGTCGTCATCGGCCTGGCGGCGTCGGGCCGCACGCCGTACGTCGCCGGGGCGCTGCGGCGCGCCCGCGAGGTCGGCGCGGTGACGGCGCTCGTGACGGCCAACCCCCGGGCCGAGCTGGCCCCGCTCGCCGACCACCTCATCGCCCCCGACACCGGTCCGGAGGTGCTCACCGGCTCGACCCGGCTCAAGGCCGGGACCGCCCAGAAGATGGTCCTCAACGCGTTCTCGACCGCGGTGATGATCCGGCTCGGGCGGACCTGGTCCAACCTCATGGTCGACCTCGTCGCGACCAACGCCAAGCTGCGCGGGCGCGTCCTGCGCATCCTGCAGGAGGCGACCGACGCCGACGAGGAGGCGGCGCAGGCTGCGCTCGAGGCTGCCGGCGGCGAGCTGAAGCCGGCGCTGCTGTCGATGCTCGCGGGCTGCCCCGCCGACGAGGCCCGCGCGGCCCTGGACGCCCACCAGGGGTCCGTCGCCGCGGCGCTCGCCGACCTGTCGGGCGGTGGCTCGTCCCCCACCGCGGCAACAGGCGGCCGGCCCTCCTGA
- a CDS encoding serine hydrolase: MRNRRPVRRQALALAAATAVLGGLLTTTPAVADDFSKPFRGYMPPNTVLSDASPQSVGLDPAPIATAVQEIRGHEEAPPGGHPMYAGAVGLMGHDGKVVERDASGWALRWKTDTEELPRDQWVPMGEDTVFDLASVSKLFTSIAVVQLIDEGKVDLEAPVATYLPEFAANGKEAVTVKQLLTHTSGFTSWLPLYSRYPDKASRIRAVMDQPLTNPPGSTYLYSDLNMITLGVMVERLRGESLDKVVAERITGPLGMADTGYNPTDRTRTAATEYQRVPARGMVWGEVHDENAWSLGGVAGHAGVFSTVDDLAVLSQALLNGGSYRGHRILTRKGVDALTTNVNQAFPGDAHGLGFELDQRWYMDSLSGPRTAGHTGYTGTSIVIDFASHSFAILLTNRVHPSRSWGSNNVARREWAGGLGQAMAVRPKHGDTAWFSGAKDATTTTLATPALDVPTSGARLSFDLFLDTEETDRLVLEKSVDGGQTWTRQPFTVRDRGDTTSSDGTVSGAGERHWAQARADLAAGTQVLRWRYTTDGSYLGRGAYVDDVLVQADGGALLDGEKTPGAFVADGWTLQSR, encoded by the coding sequence ATGCGCAACCGCCGACCCGTCCGCCGACAGGCGCTGGCGCTCGCCGCAGCCACCGCCGTGCTGGGAGGGCTGCTGACGACCACGCCTGCTGTTGCCGACGACTTCAGCAAGCCCTTTCGTGGGTACATGCCACCCAACACCGTGCTGAGCGACGCCTCGCCGCAGTCCGTGGGACTCGACCCGGCGCCGATCGCCACGGCGGTCCAGGAGATCCGCGGGCACGAGGAGGCGCCGCCCGGCGGCCACCCCATGTATGCCGGGGCCGTGGGCCTCATGGGCCACGACGGGAAGGTCGTCGAGCGCGACGCCAGCGGCTGGGCGCTGCGGTGGAAGACCGACACCGAGGAGCTCCCGCGCGACCAGTGGGTGCCCATGGGCGAGGACACCGTCTTCGACCTGGCATCGGTGTCCAAGCTCTTCACCTCGATCGCCGTCGTCCAGCTCATAGACGAGGGGAAGGTCGACCTCGAGGCGCCCGTCGCGACGTACCTGCCCGAGTTCGCGGCGAACGGCAAGGAGGCCGTGACCGTCAAGCAGCTGCTGACGCACACGTCCGGCTTCACGTCGTGGCTGCCGCTGTACAGCAGGTACCCGGACAAGGCGTCGCGGATCAGGGCGGTCATGGACCAGCCGCTGACCAACCCGCCGGGCAGCACGTACCTCTACAGCGACCTCAACATGATCACCCTCGGCGTCATGGTCGAGCGGCTGCGGGGCGAGTCGCTCGACAAGGTCGTCGCCGAGCGGATCACAGGTCCGCTGGGCATGGCGGACACGGGCTACAACCCGACCGACCGGACGCGCACCGCGGCGACGGAGTACCAGCGCGTCCCGGCCCGCGGCATGGTCTGGGGCGAGGTGCACGACGAGAACGCCTGGTCGCTGGGCGGCGTCGCCGGTCATGCCGGCGTGTTCTCGACGGTCGACGACTTGGCCGTGCTGTCCCAGGCGCTGCTCAACGGAGGCAGCTACCGCGGCCACCGCATCCTGACCCGCAAGGGCGTCGACGCCCTGACGACCAACGTGAACCAGGCCTTCCCGGGTGATGCGCACGGCCTCGGTTTCGAGCTGGACCAGCGCTGGTACATGGACTCGCTGTCCGGGCCGCGCACGGCCGGGCACACCGGGTACACCGGCACCTCGATCGTCATCGACTTCGCGTCGCACTCCTTCGCGATCCTGCTGACCAACCGCGTGCACCCGTCCCGCAGCTGGGGCAGCAACAACGTCGCCCGCCGCGAGTGGGCGGGCGGCCTCGGCCAGGCCATGGCCGTCCGGCCGAAGCACGGTGACACGGCGTGGTTCTCGGGGGCGAAGGACGCCACGACGACGACCCTCGCGACGCCCGCGCTCGACGTCCCCACGTCCGGTGCGCGGCTGTCGTTCGACCTTTTCCTCGACACCGAGGAGACCGACCGGCTGGTGCTGGAGAAGTCGGTCGACGGCGGGCAGACGTGGACGCGGCAGCCCTTCACCGTCCGCGACCGCGGCGACACGACGTCCAGCGACGGCACGGTGTCGGGAGCCGGGGAGCGCCACTGGGCGCAGGCCCGTGCGGACCTCGCGGCCGGGACGCAGGTGCTGCGGTGGCGGTACACGACCGACGGCTCGTACCTGGGCCGGGGCGCGTACGTCGACGACGTCCTCGTGCAGGCCGACGGCGGCGCGCTCCTCGACGGGGAGAAGACCCCGGGCGCCTTCGTCGCCGACGGGTGGACCCTGCAGTCACGGTGA
- a CDS encoding endonuclease/exonuclease/phosphatase family protein — translation MRWTGLVASTLVAAVAAGVSGAPTATAAAPPPGSEPPPVVARFATYNIHAGAGSDNVYDLDRTAATIRALDADVVGIEEADVHWGDRSRFEDTVAELGGRLGMQTGFAPIYSLDPLHAGDPRREYGVAVLSRYPLVALENHDITRLSTQDPNPVPAPAPGFLEATVQVRGARTHVYVTHLDYRGDPSVRTAQVADTRRIMAQDPPGANQVLLGDFNADASAPELAPLWQELDDAWAVARTRVGEPGLTFPALRPVKRIDFVTVRKGTPVTTAEVPSDPALLAASDHRPLVATIELPVP, via the coding sequence ATGCGCTGGACCGGGCTCGTCGCGTCCACGCTGGTCGCCGCGGTGGCCGCGGGTGTCTCAGGGGCACCCACGGCCACCGCGGCGGCACCGCCGCCGGGGTCCGAACCCCCGCCGGTGGTGGCCCGGTTCGCCACGTACAACATCCACGCGGGCGCGGGGTCGGACAACGTCTACGACCTCGACCGCACGGCGGCCACCATCCGCGCGCTCGACGCCGACGTGGTCGGGATCGAGGAGGCCGACGTCCACTGGGGTGACCGCTCGCGCTTCGAGGACACCGTGGCCGAGCTCGGCGGCCGGCTCGGGATGCAGACCGGCTTCGCCCCGATCTACAGCCTCGACCCGCTCCACGCCGGGGACCCCCGCCGCGAGTACGGCGTCGCCGTCCTGTCGCGGTACCCGCTCGTCGCCCTGGAGAACCACGACATCACCCGGCTCTCGACCCAGGACCCGAACCCGGTCCCTGCTCCGGCGCCCGGCTTCCTCGAGGCCACCGTGCAGGTCAGGGGCGCCCGGACGCACGTCTACGTCACCCACCTCGACTACCGCGGCGACCCGTCCGTGCGGACCGCCCAGGTCGCCGACACGCGGCGGATCATGGCGCAGGACCCGCCCGGCGCGAACCAGGTGCTCCTCGGCGACTTCAACGCCGACGCCTCCGCGCCCGAGCTGGCACCCCTGTGGCAGGAGCTCGACGACGCCTGGGCGGTGGCGCGGACCCGCGTCGGCGAACCCGGCCTGACCTTCCCGGCCCTGCGCCCGGTGAAGCGGATCGACTTCGTCACCGTCCGGAAGGGCACGCCGGTGACCACGGCCGAGGTGCCCTCCGACCCCGCCCTGCTCGCCGCCAGCGACCACCGCCCGCTCGTCGCCACCATCGAGCTCCCCGTCCCCTGA
- a CDS encoding DUF1343 domain-containing protein, with the protein MTRLNRRQLLTAAGASALALPVGASLAQAAPPRSSAPNYPARPVTPGADREAANGWRTLAGQKVGVITNPTGILTNLRTIVDEMHEAGTVDIVGVFGPEHGFRGTAQAGSSEGTSTDPRTGLTVYDAYGANASKMEQLFRTAGVETVVFDIQDAGARFYTYIWTMYTAMRAAVATGSRFVVLDRPNPTGGTARGPMMTTAYTSGVGAKEIVQAHGMTVGELARFFDAEFLPADAGGRLAQLDVVEVSGWRRDMPYAATGLPWVMPSPNMPTPDTALVYPGTGMFEGTNMSEGRGTTRPFELIGAPYVDYRWAERLEARGIPGVAFREAYFTPTFSKNANKVCGGVQVHITDPSAMDPVRVAVEMLVAAKALYADFAWRYDSYDPARPYWIDKLSGSTRLRDQVTAGASADEVVGAWKAELAEFDRRRQQYLIYRGPNA; encoded by the coding sequence ATGACCCGCCTGAACCGCCGCCAGCTCCTCACCGCCGCGGGTGCGAGCGCCCTCGCCCTCCCCGTCGGCGCCTCGCTCGCCCAGGCAGCTCCGCCGCGCTCGAGCGCGCCGAACTACCCCGCCCGCCCGGTCACCCCCGGCGCGGACCGTGAGGCGGCGAACGGCTGGCGCACCCTCGCCGGCCAGAAGGTCGGGGTCATCACCAACCCGACGGGCATCCTCACCAACCTGCGGACCATCGTCGACGAGATGCACGAGGCTGGCACGGTCGACATCGTCGGCGTCTTCGGACCCGAGCACGGGTTCCGCGGCACGGCCCAGGCGGGCAGCTCGGAGGGCACCTCGACCGACCCGCGCACGGGCCTCACCGTCTACGACGCCTACGGCGCCAACGCCTCGAAGATGGAGCAGCTGTTCCGCACGGCCGGCGTCGAGACCGTCGTCTTCGACATCCAGGACGCCGGCGCGCGGTTCTACACCTACATCTGGACCATGTACACGGCCATGCGCGCCGCCGTCGCGACCGGATCCCGGTTCGTCGTCCTCGACCGGCCCAACCCCACGGGCGGCACCGCGCGCGGCCCGATGATGACGACGGCATACACCTCGGGCGTGGGGGCCAAGGAGATCGTCCAGGCGCACGGCATGACGGTGGGTGAGCTCGCGCGCTTCTTCGACGCGGAGTTCCTCCCCGCGGACGCCGGCGGCCGGCTCGCGCAGCTCGACGTGGTCGAGGTCAGCGGCTGGCGCCGCGACATGCCGTATGCCGCGACCGGCCTGCCGTGGGTGATGCCCAGCCCCAACATGCCGACGCCCGACACCGCGCTGGTCTACCCGGGCACGGGGATGTTCGAGGGCACCAACATGTCCGAGGGCCGTGGCACGACGCGGCCGTTCGAGCTCATCGGCGCCCCCTACGTCGACTACAGGTGGGCCGAGCGGCTGGAGGCACGCGGCATACCGGGCGTCGCGTTCCGCGAGGCGTACTTCACCCCCACCTTCAGCAAGAACGCGAACAAGGTCTGCGGCGGGGTCCAGGTGCACATCACCGACCCGTCGGCGATGGACCCCGTGCGGGTCGCGGTCGAGATGCTGGTGGCCGCCAAGGCCCTCTACGCCGACTTCGCCTGGCGCTACGACAGCTACGACCCGGCGCGCCCGTACTGGATCGACAAGCTGAGCGGGTCGACGCGCCTGCGCGACCAGGTGACCGCGGGGGCGTCCGCGGACGAGGTGGTCGGCGCCTGGAAGGCCGAGCTCGCCGAGTTCGACCGGCGCCGCCAGCAGTACCTCATCTACCGCGGCCCGAACGCCTGA
- a CDS encoding MurR/RpiR family transcriptional regulator codes for MAATETSRDQAAGAPGASLLVRLRGIRPSLSPAEDRVAEKVLADPRAAAALTISELASAASTSETTVLRFCRRLGLPGYPQLRLRLAEESAQPRTSTTQDTDISAKDTIADIIAKVAFVDASAVEETAQQLDHESLAETARAIAAAKRVDIYGAGASAIVGTDLQQKLHRIGVVAFAWNDPHIALTSATLLDRGDVAIAISHSGTTSETIEALEAARSRGATTVAVTNFPLSRLAERADHVLTTAARETSLRSGATASRIAALTVVDCLYIAVAQRHLTRARKAVKETRQAVAGHHVGS; via the coding sequence ATGGCCGCGACCGAGACCTCCCGAGACCAGGCGGCCGGCGCGCCCGGTGCCTCCCTGCTGGTGCGGCTGCGCGGCATACGGCCCTCGCTGTCCCCGGCGGAGGACCGCGTCGCCGAGAAGGTGCTGGCCGACCCCAGGGCCGCGGCGGCGCTGACCATCAGCGAGCTGGCGTCCGCGGCGTCGACCTCCGAGACGACGGTGCTGCGGTTCTGCCGTCGGCTGGGCCTGCCCGGCTACCCCCAGCTGCGGCTGCGGCTGGCGGAGGAGAGTGCCCAGCCTCGGACCAGCACGACGCAGGACACCGACATCAGCGCCAAGGACACGATCGCCGACATCATCGCCAAGGTGGCGTTCGTCGACGCGAGCGCGGTCGAGGAGACCGCGCAGCAGCTCGACCACGAGAGCCTCGCCGAGACCGCCCGGGCCATCGCGGCCGCCAAGCGGGTCGACATCTACGGCGCCGGGGCCAGTGCGATCGTCGGGACCGACCTGCAGCAGAAGCTCCACCGCATCGGCGTCGTCGCCTTCGCCTGGAACGACCCCCACATCGCGCTCACGAGCGCGACGCTGCTGGACCGGGGTGACGTGGCCATCGCGATCTCGCACTCGGGCACCACGTCGGAGACGATCGAGGCGCTCGAGGCGGCCCGGTCACGCGGCGCGACGACCGTGGCGGTGACGAACTTCCCGCTCTCCCGTCTGGCCGAGCGCGCCGACCACGTCCTGACCACCGCGGCACGGGAGACGAGCCTGCGCTCCGGCGCGACGGCCAGCCGCATCGCCGCCCTCACGGTCGTCGACTGCCTCTACATCGCGGTGGCGCAGCGGCACCTGACGCGCGCACGCAAGGCCGTCAAGGAGACCCGCCAGGCCGTCGCCGGCCACCACGTCGGCTCCTGA
- a CDS encoding ABC transporter ATP-binding protein encodes MFGRRSRVASEAPSSPAGPVQLEATEVGKDIDGAVLLAPTSLSVRSGECVVLRGANGSGKTTLLRVLAGSLEPSTGAALLDGAPVDERDPGTRARVGALLGSPTAYRDLTVVDHLVLVDSTWGGRIDTADERADELLTTLEIDHLSERFPRELSSGQQQLFHLALVLFRPASVLLLDEPEQRLDTHKRGLLTTILLERKAAGAALVVACHDPVMTEALADRVVDVSGG; translated from the coding sequence ATGTTCGGACGACGCAGCCGGGTGGCGAGCGAGGCACCGTCGAGCCCTGCCGGCCCGGTCCAGCTCGAGGCCACCGAGGTCGGCAAGGACATCGACGGCGCGGTGCTGCTGGCCCCCACCAGCCTCTCGGTGCGCTCGGGCGAGTGCGTCGTGCTGCGCGGCGCCAACGGCAGCGGCAAGACGACGCTGCTGCGGGTGCTGGCCGGTTCGCTGGAGCCCTCGACCGGCGCGGCCCTGCTCGACGGCGCCCCGGTCGACGAGCGCGACCCGGGCACCCGTGCGCGGGTGGGAGCGCTGCTCGGCTCCCCCACGGCATACCGCGACCTCACGGTCGTCGACCACCTCGTCCTCGTGGACTCCACCTGGGGCGGCCGGATCGACACCGCCGACGAGCGCGCGGACGAGCTGCTGACCACCCTGGAGATCGACCACCTGTCCGAGCGGTTCCCGCGCGAGCTGTCGTCGGGGCAGCAGCAGCTGTTCCACCTCGCGCTCGTGCTCTTCCGGCCGGCGTCCGTGCTGCTGCTCGACGAGCCCGAGCAGCGCCTCGACACCCACAAGCGCGGGCTTCTCACCACGATCCTGCTCGAGCGCAAGGCCGCCGGCGCGGCCCTCGTCGTGGCCTGCCACGACCCCGTCATGACCGAGGCCCTCGCCGACCGTGTCGTCGACGTCTCCGGTGGGTGA
- a CDS encoding glycoside hydrolase family 3 protein, whose protein sequence is MSTSSVSRRTVVAAAAAAAVLAAGTAPALASVRSGPPPTNPDAREGWVASTIARMTLPEKVGQLFIQNVYGKDATTPDSRNIPLYGVATPAEVVQKYHLGGVIYFAWTDSVQNPPQIAGLSNGLQKAALSQQSKVDVPLQIATDQEQGVVTRIGPPATQFPGSMALGAGRSTADARTAAAITGEELRAMGVNTDFAPDADVNVNPLNPVIGTRSFSSRPDLAAQMVGAQVDGYQKDGNVSATAKHFPGHGDTATDSHVAFPIITHTREQWEQIDAPPFKAAIARGIDMIMTAHLNVPALDDSGDPATLSKPILTGVLRNELGFKGVIVTDSLGMQGVRDKYGDSEVAVRALSAGVDQLLMSPSMDEAYGAVIGAVESGRIPMADLDAKVRRVLELKWDRGIVAKPYVDPAALDSVVGTPEHLATADAITDRTTTLVKNDDKTLPLAVSGKKVLVTGYGVTTTQTLGDALKAQGAATTVKQTGSSPTDAQVAAAVAAAQGQDAIVVTTMKAWDTSVTDPRGGQQKLVQQLQATGKPVVVVATRDPYDIAYLPGTSTYLATYSYSPVAIESVARVITGAVNPSGKLPVDIPVKGDPGTVLYPFGHGLSY, encoded by the coding sequence ATGTCCACGTCCAGCGTCTCCCGTCGCACGGTGGTGGCCGCAGCCGCCGCAGCAGCAGTCCTGGCCGCGGGAACGGCCCCGGCGCTCGCGAGCGTGCGCTCGGGCCCACCGCCGACCAACCCCGATGCCCGTGAGGGCTGGGTCGCCTCGACGATCGCGCGGATGACCCTGCCCGAGAAGGTCGGCCAGCTGTTCATCCAGAACGTCTACGGCAAGGACGCGACGACCCCGGACTCGCGCAACATCCCGCTGTACGGCGTCGCGACTCCGGCCGAGGTCGTGCAGAAGTACCACCTCGGCGGTGTCATCTACTTCGCCTGGACCGACAGCGTGCAGAACCCGCCGCAGATCGCGGGCCTGTCCAACGGCCTGCAGAAGGCCGCCCTGTCGCAGCAGTCGAAGGTCGACGTCCCCCTGCAGATCGCGACCGACCAGGAGCAGGGTGTCGTCACCCGCATCGGGCCACCGGCGACGCAGTTCCCCGGCTCGATGGCGCTCGGCGCCGGGCGGTCCACCGCCGATGCCCGGACGGCTGCCGCCATCACCGGCGAGGAGCTGCGGGCAATGGGGGTCAACACCGACTTCGCGCCCGACGCGGACGTCAACGTCAACCCGCTCAACCCGGTCATCGGCACGCGCTCGTTCTCCTCGCGCCCCGACCTCGCCGCGCAGATGGTCGGCGCCCAGGTCGACGGCTACCAGAAGGACGGCAACGTCTCCGCGACGGCCAAGCACTTCCCCGGCCACGGTGACACCGCGACCGACAGCCACGTGGCGTTCCCGATCATCACCCACACCCGCGAGCAGTGGGAGCAGATCGACGCGCCGCCGTTCAAGGCGGCGATCGCCAGGGGCATCGACATGATCATGACCGCCCACCTCAACGTGCCGGCGCTCGACGACTCCGGCGACCCGGCGACGCTGAGCAAGCCGATCCTCACCGGGGTGCTCCGGAACGAGCTCGGCTTCAAGGGCGTCATCGTCACCGACTCGCTGGGCATGCAGGGCGTGCGGGACAAGTACGGCGACTCCGAGGTCGCGGTGCGGGCACTCTCGGCAGGTGTCGACCAGCTGCTCATGAGCCCGTCGATGGACGAGGCGTACGGCGCCGTCATCGGCGCGGTGGAGAGCGGCCGCATCCCCATGGCCGACCTCGACGCCAAGGTGCGCCGCGTGCTCGAGCTCAAGTGGGACCGTGGCATCGTGGCCAAGCCCTACGTGGACCCGGCCGCCCTCGACTCGGTGGTCGGCACACCGGAGCACCTGGCCACGGCTGACGCCATCACCGACCGCACCACCACCCTGGTGAAGAACGACGACAAGACCCTGCCCCTCGCGGTGAGCGGGAAGAAGGTCCTCGTCACCGGCTACGGCGTGACGACGACCCAGACGCTCGGTGACGCGCTCAAGGCCCAGGGTGCCGCGACCACGGTCAAGCAGACCGGCTCGTCCCCGACGGACGCCCAGGTGGCTGCAGCCGTCGCCGCCGCGCAGGGCCAGGACGCCATCGTGGTCACGACGATGAAGGCCTGGGACACCTCCGTCACCGACCCGCGGGGCGGGCAGCAGAAGCTGGTCCAGCAGCTGCAGGCGACGGGCAAGCCGGTCGTCGTGGTGGCGACGCGCGACCCGTACGACATCGCCTACCTCCCGGGCACGAGCACGTACCTCGCCACCTACTCCTACAGCCCGGTCGCGATCGAGTCCGTCGCCCGGGTCATCACCGGGGCGGTGAACCCGAGCGGCAAGCTGCCGGTCGACATCCCGGTGAAGGGCGACCCGGGGACGGTCCTGTACCCGTTCGGCCACGGCCTGTCCTACTGA
- a CDS encoding DNA polymerase III subunit gamma and tau produces MSTALYRRYRPETFADVIGQEHVTEPLMQALRTGRVNHAYLFSGPRGCGKTTSARILARCLNCEQGPTPTPCGTCDSCVALARGGSGSVDVIEIDAASHGGVDDARDLRERASYGPAQSRFKIYIIDEAHMVTPQGFNALLKIVEEPPEHVKFVFATTEPEKVIGTIRSRTHHYPFRLVPPGQLTDYMARMCEQEGVAVAPGVLSFVTRAGGGSVRDSLSVLDQLIAGSGEEGLTYEGAASLLGFTDNELLDAIVDAFAAGDAAGVFHQVDRVIETGLDPRRFVEDLLERLRDLIVVAAVPDGASSVLRGLPEDQLERMRQQAAAFGGGALSRAADIVNAGLTEMTGATAPRLQLELICARVLLPAASGESGYAARLDRLERRLDVEGVPSVTRSPGTPIATVPMPASAPASRPAAPESPSAAPAPAASAAPAAPAPAASAPAAAPSSPAAAAPASDPAQAAPPAPSPAGHAPAAEAAPTRAPGDERGRPGPGQGGHAATAERAAGGSVPEAQRSQQAPAASPGRSASTPPAAPEPAPGPSPAHGGIDTAAIRRAWPDILGWIFKHKRTTWTLLSEHATVHDYDGSKVVLAISTVGIAHTFRSGPHADLVRQALIDVLGVDARVEGIPVPDAAASAPSGASHPIVTPGQPDDDADPAGAPGPTRQQGTGQSAAPGPASRPSGGDAGSAYERSADMGLPAAPPPESGGGGWASAASAPDSGPSWAAPEPGTGPSSASQASSSAQAAAPAPSGGQAGQSLLARAQAAVAAEQPVDAPRRVADDSVVSADDEDIEELGDVGRPVIERILGGRVIDEGR; encoded by the coding sequence GTGAGCACCGCCCTGTACCGCCGCTACCGGCCCGAGACCTTCGCCGACGTCATCGGGCAGGAGCACGTCACCGAGCCGCTCATGCAGGCGCTGCGCACGGGCCGCGTCAACCATGCCTACCTGTTCTCCGGCCCCCGCGGCTGCGGCAAGACCACCAGTGCCCGCATCCTCGCCCGCTGCCTCAACTGCGAGCAGGGGCCGACCCCCACCCCGTGCGGCACCTGCGACTCGTGCGTGGCCCTCGCCCGCGGCGGCTCCGGCAGCGTCGACGTCATCGAGATCGACGCCGCCAGCCACGGTGGTGTCGACGACGCGCGTGACCTGCGCGAGCGGGCGTCGTACGGCCCGGCCCAGAGCCGGTTCAAGATCTACATCATCGACGAGGCGCACATGGTGACGCCGCAGGGCTTCAACGCCCTGCTCAAGATCGTCGAGGAGCCGCCGGAGCACGTGAAGTTCGTCTTCGCGACGACCGAGCCGGAGAAGGTCATCGGCACGATCCGCTCCCGCACCCACCACTACCCGTTCCGGCTCGTGCCGCCCGGCCAGCTCACCGACTACATGGCGCGGATGTGCGAGCAGGAGGGCGTCGCCGTCGCGCCCGGGGTGCTGTCGTTCGTCACCCGCGCGGGTGGCGGGTCGGTCCGTGACTCGCTGTCGGTGCTCGACCAGCTCATCGCCGGGTCGGGCGAGGAGGGGCTCACCTACGAGGGTGCCGCGTCGCTCCTCGGGTTCACCGACAACGAGCTGCTCGACGCGATCGTCGACGCCTTTGCCGCCGGTGACGCCGCGGGCGTGTTCCACCAGGTCGACCGGGTCATCGAGACCGGGCTCGACCCGCGCCGTTTCGTCGAGGACCTGCTCGAGCGGCTGCGCGACCTCATCGTCGTCGCCGCCGTGCCCGACGGTGCGTCGTCGGTGCTGCGCGGCCTGCCCGAGGACCAGCTCGAGCGGATGCGCCAGCAGGCGGCCGCCTTCGGCGGCGGTGCCCTGTCGCGCGCCGCCGACATCGTCAACGCCGGCCTCACCGAGATGACCGGCGCCACCGCGCCGCGCCTCCAGCTCGAGCTCATCTGCGCGCGCGTCCTCCTCCCCGCCGCCTCCGGCGAGAGCGGGTATGCCGCGCGCCTCGACCGGCTCGAGCGCCGCCTCGACGTCGAGGGCGTCCCCTCCGTCACGCGGTCGCCGGGCACGCCCATCGCCACCGTGCCGATGCCGGCGTCCGCCCCCGCGTCTCGTCCGGCCGCGCCGGAGTCTCCCTCGGCCGCGCCGGCGCCCGCCGCGTCTGCCGCCCCGGCGGCACCCGCGCCCGCGGCATCCGCGCCGGCAGCGGCTCCGTCGTCCCCGGCTGCTGCGGCGCCGGCATCGGACCCGGCCCAGGCAGCCCCGCCGGCGCCCTCACCTGCTGGCCACGCACCGGCGGCCGAGGCAGCTCCCACGCGGGCCCCGGGCGACGAACGCGGGCGGCCCGGCCCGGGCCAGGGCGGCCACGCGGCGACGGCCGAGCGCGCCGCCGGTGGCTCCGTGCCCGAGGCCCAGCGGTCCCAGCAGGCTCCTGCCGCGTCCCCGGGACGTTCCGCGTCGACGCCGCCTGCCGCCCCGGAGCCGGCTCCCGGTCCGTCCCCGGCACACGGTGGGATCGACACGGCCGCGATCCGGCGGGCCTGGCCCGACATCCTCGGGTGGATCTTCAAGCACAAGCGCACGACGTGGACCCTGCTGTCCGAGCACGCGACGGTCCACGACTACGACGGCTCCAAGGTGGTCCTCGCGATCTCCACCGTGGGCATCGCGCACACCTTCCGCAGCGGTCCGCACGCCGACCTCGTCCGGCAGGCGCTCATCGACGTCCTCGGCGTCGATGCCCGGGTCGAGGGCATCCCCGTGCCCGACGCGGCGGCGTCCGCCCCCAGTGGTGCCTCGCACCCGATCGTGACGCCGGGGCAGCCCGACGACGACGCAGACCCCGCCGGCGCCCCGGGCCCGACCCGGCAGCAGGGCACGGGCCAGTCGGCTGCTCCCGGGCCCGCCAGCCGTCCGTCCGGCGGCGACGCGGGCTCGGCATACGAGCGCTCCGCCGACATGGGCCTTCCCGCGGCCCCGCCCCCGGAGAGCGGTGGCGGTGGCTGGGCCAGCGCAGCCTCGGCGCCCGACAGCGGTCCGTCGTGGGCGGCGCCCGAGCCGGGCACCGGCCCGTCGAGCGCGAGCCAGGCGTCGAGCTCCGCCCAGGCGGCGGCTCCGGCGCCGTCGGGCGGCCAGGCCGGCCAGTCCCTCCTCGCCCGGGCCCAGGCGGCGGTTGCTGCCGAGCAGCCCGTCGACGCCCCACGGCGTGTGGCCGACGACAGCGTCGTCAGCGCCGACGACGAGGACATCGAGGAGCTCGGCGACGTGGGTCGCCCGGTGATCGAGCGCATCCTCGGCGGACGGGTCATCGACGAAGGTCGCTGA